A portion of the Calothrix sp. 336/3 genome contains these proteins:
- a CDS encoding ferritin-like domain-containing protein, which produces MQELDQKKTIDLLNTIMEFELAGVVRYTHYSLMVTGPYRIPIVDFFKAQASESLLHAQQAGEILTGLDGHPSLKIAPMEESYKHSVKDILEESLAHEKKALKLYKKLLETVENASVYLEEFSRTMIGQEELHNLELKKMLRDFS; this is translated from the coding sequence ATGCAAGAACTAGACCAAAAAAAGACTATCGACCTGCTGAATACCATCATGGAATTTGAACTAGCAGGAGTTGTTCGCTATACTCATTATTCTCTCATGGTCACAGGACCTTATCGCATACCCATTGTAGATTTTTTCAAAGCCCAAGCTTCTGAATCTTTATTACACGCACAGCAAGCTGGTGAAATTCTCACAGGTTTAGATGGACATCCTAGTTTAAAAATAGCACCTATGGAAGAGAGCTATAAGCATTCCGTCAAAGATATTTTAGAAGAAAGTCTGGCGCATGAGAAAAAAGCATTAAAGCTGTATAAAAAACTTTTAGAAACTGTTGAAAATGCCAGTGTTTATCTAGAAGAATTTTCTCGTACGATGATTGGGCAGGAAGAATTACATAATTTAGAATTAAAGAAAATGTTGCGAGACTTCAGCTAA
- a CDS encoding DUF2231 domain-containing protein: MLNYFMALNDHNLPYPDTMHPIVVHFVIAMVLFAFCCDVVGYFTHKPRFFEVSWWNMLFATVAIFIAIIFGQLEAGLAEPYDSVVPVLNLHTLIGWSLSGIIAAITAWRYVIRSHNPEKVPLPYLGVGLLLSSLVFFQVYLGDLLVWVYGLHTVPVVEAMKQGVLR, encoded by the coding sequence ATGCTTAACTACTTTATGGCTCTGAACGACCATAATCTGCCGTATCCAGACACGATGCATCCGATTGTGGTTCACTTTGTGATTGCGATGGTGCTATTTGCTTTTTGTTGCGATGTTGTTGGGTATTTTACACACAAACCTCGGTTTTTTGAGGTGAGTTGGTGGAATATGCTATTTGCCACCGTCGCTATTTTCATCGCCATTATTTTTGGACAATTGGAAGCAGGTTTAGCTGAACCCTACGATTCTGTAGTACCTGTACTCAACCTACACACTCTGATTGGTTGGTCTTTATCAGGTATTATCGCCGCAATTACTGCTTGGCGCTACGTGATTCGTTCCCATAATCCCGAAAAAGTGCCCCTACCTTACCTCGGAGTTGGTTTGTTATTGAGTTCCCTAGTTTTCTTCCAAGTCTACTTGGGAGATTTACTGGTGTGGGTATATGGATTGCACACTGTTCCCGTAGTGGAAGCGATGAAACAGGGAGTTTTGCGATGA
- a CDS encoding GMC oxidoreductase, giving the protein MIIDDQHYDVIIVGTGAGGGTLAYKLAPSGKRILVLERGDFLPREEENWQPREVFKGRYQTQEQWYDRHGEPFRPQTHYWVGGNTKVYGGALLRMREQDFHKVEHLDGVSPEWELKYGDFEPFYTQAEILYKVRGRKGEDPTEPPRSTTYISQPISHEPRMQEICDAIAEQGLHPFHLPLGIKLNQKDGSGNADCVRCKTCDGYPCKVDGKSDAEVDSIRPAMEHPNLTLRTNAKVVCLHTSTSGKEVKAVEAEINGESFLFFGDVVVLSCGAVNSAALLLRSANEQHPDGLANSSGLVGRNFMKHLMTAVVQLTPKVNPDIFQKTICVNDFYWGDDDFNYPMGHIQNTGNLLHDMIATEAPPIMALLTKFMPGFGLQQIATRTVGWWLQTEDLPDPDNRVRLQGDKLYLDYTANNLESHDRLLHRWIEVLKNVDHDNRGFYPYSEAGIQVVAHQSGTCRFGSQPDTSVLDLNCRTHDLDNLYVVDSSFFPSLAAVSPALTVIANALRVGEHLLERLQ; this is encoded by the coding sequence ATGATTATTGATGACCAACATTATGATGTGATTATTGTCGGTACTGGTGCAGGTGGCGGGACTTTGGCGTATAAACTTGCACCTAGTGGTAAAAGAATTCTAGTTTTAGAACGGGGTGATTTTTTACCTAGAGAGGAAGAAAATTGGCAACCTAGGGAGGTTTTTAAAGGTCGTTATCAGACCCAGGAACAATGGTACGATCGCCATGGTGAACCCTTCCGTCCTCAGACTCATTATTGGGTTGGTGGTAATACTAAAGTCTATGGTGGGGCGCTCCTGAGAATGCGGGAGCAGGATTTTCACAAGGTAGAACATCTGGATGGGGTGTCTCCTGAGTGGGAGTTGAAGTATGGAGACTTTGAGCCTTTTTATACCCAAGCGGAAATTTTGTATAAAGTACGAGGTCGCAAGGGAGAAGACCCCACAGAACCACCCCGTAGTACTACTTATATCAGTCAGCCAATTAGTCACGAACCTCGAATGCAGGAAATTTGTGACGCGATCGCGGAGCAAGGGTTACATCCTTTCCATTTACCTTTAGGTATTAAGTTAAATCAAAAGGATGGTAGCGGGAATGCGGATTGTGTTCGCTGTAAAACCTGTGATGGTTATCCCTGCAAGGTAGATGGTAAATCGGATGCGGAAGTTGATAGTATTCGACCAGCAATGGAACATCCTAATCTCACCTTGAGAACTAATGCTAAGGTGGTATGTCTGCACACTAGCACTTCGGGAAAAGAAGTCAAAGCGGTAGAAGCAGAAATAAATGGAGAATCTTTCCTCTTTTTTGGTGATGTGGTAGTTTTATCCTGCGGAGCGGTGAATTCAGCTGCTTTATTGTTGCGTTCTGCTAATGAGCAGCATCCCGATGGATTGGCTAATAGTTCGGGGTTAGTAGGTCGTAATTTCATGAAACACCTGATGACTGCTGTTGTGCAGTTGACTCCCAAGGTGAATCCCGATATCTTCCAAAAAACGATTTGTGTGAATGATTTCTACTGGGGTGATGATGATTTTAACTATCCCATGGGTCACATCCAAAATACAGGTAATCTCCTCCATGATATGATTGCCACGGAAGCACCACCCATCATGGCACTACTGACAAAATTTATGCCGGGATTTGGTTTACAACAAATTGCCACTCGGACGGTAGGTTGGTGGTTGCAAACAGAAGATTTACCTGACCCGGATAATCGTGTGCGCCTTCAAGGTGATAAGTTATACCTAGATTACACAGCTAACAATCTAGAATCCCACGACCGTTTGTTACATCGGTGGATTGAAGTCTTGAAAAATGTCGATCATGATAATCGCGGTTTCTATCCTTACAGTGAAGCTGGGATTCAAGTAGTTGCCCATCAAAGTGGTACTTGTCGTTTTGGTTCTCAACCTGACACTTCAGTGCTTGACCTCAATTGTCGCACCCATGACCTCGATAATCTCTATGTGGTGGATAGCAGTTTCTTCCCCTCCCTTGCTGCGGTAAGTCCTGCTTTAACTGTCATCGCAAATGCGTTGCGTGTGGGTGAACATTTACTGGAAAGATTGCAGTAA
- a CDS encoding energy-coupling factor ABC transporter permease encodes MHIPDGFVSVPVAGATGIISAVMIGIALGRSRDAFGIRRAPVLGLTTAFIFAAQMINFPVAGGTSGHLLGGTLAAVILGSPWAGGICIATVLIIQAVLFADGGITALGANILNMAVVGVWVGWMLTQTLQQLLGSRKGRLPLSAGIAGGMSVVVAAIACAIELALSGTAKLNIVLPAMTGIHILIGIGEGIITGGVLTYLAKVRPDLLPTEQRKLRGFLVPVVATMLIAGVLSLFASAYPDGLEKVAENLGFIQLGENIRFSLPTPFADYTINGAEGIGTSIAGLVGATVCFAVAFAVAQMLKPKNA; translated from the coding sequence ATGCATATTCCTGATGGTTTTGTTTCTGTACCTGTTGCTGGTGCGACTGGAATTATCAGTGCGGTTATGATTGGCATTGCCCTAGGGCGATCGCGGGATGCTTTTGGTATTCGCCGTGCCCCAGTGTTAGGTTTAACTACAGCCTTTATTTTTGCTGCCCAGATGATTAATTTTCCTGTAGCAGGTGGCACTAGTGGTCACTTATTGGGGGGAACCTTGGCAGCAGTGATTCTCGGTAGTCCTTGGGCTGGAGGAATTTGTATTGCGACGGTGTTAATTATACAAGCTGTCCTGTTTGCTGATGGGGGAATTACTGCCCTAGGTGCGAATATTTTGAACATGGCAGTGGTGGGGGTATGGGTGGGTTGGATGTTAACCCAAACTTTGCAGCAATTATTAGGTAGTAGAAAGGGACGTTTACCTCTATCTGCGGGAATCGCTGGGGGTATGAGCGTGGTGGTAGCAGCGATCGCCTGTGCTATCGAGTTAGCCCTTTCTGGTACTGCCAAGCTGAATATAGTCTTACCAGCCATGACAGGAATACATATACTCATCGGTATTGGTGAAGGGATAATTACCGGGGGAGTTCTTACCTATCTTGCCAAAGTTAGACCGGATTTACTACCCACAGAGCAACGAAAATTACGTGGATTTTTGGTTCCAGTTGTGGCGACAATGTTAATTGCTGGAGTGCTATCTTTATTTGCTTCTGCTTATCCTGATGGCTTAGAAAAGGTTGCAGAGAATTTGGGATTTATTCAGTTAGGGGAAAATATTCGTTTCTCTTTACCTACACCCTTTGCTGATTACACCATTAATGGTGCTGAGGGTATTGGAACTAGTATTGCTGGATTAGTGGGAGCAACTGTTTGTTTTGCTGTTGCTTTTGCTGTTGCTCAAATGTTGAAGCCAAAAAATGCGTAG
- a CDS encoding RNA-binding S4 domain-containing protein, translating to MIKLDQFLKFVGVAATGGQAKMIILDGEVRVNDTVETRRGRKLAPGDKVAIGEQVFEVQDDIT from the coding sequence ATGATTAAACTTGACCAATTTTTAAAGTTCGTCGGCGTTGCTGCAACTGGAGGACAGGCAAAAATGATAATTCTGGATGGTGAGGTGCGTGTGAATGATACAGTTGAAACCAGAAGAGGCAGAAAGTTAGCGCCTGGTGATAAAGTTGCCATTGGAGAACAGGTTTTTGAGGTGCAAGATGATATTACATAA
- a CDS encoding cytochrome c oxidase subunit II: MTLRRIFLFTVSAIALTAASLWIGEQAYSWFPPQAAAESHLIDELFSFLTTLGAFIFLGVTGTLLYAVFFHRAAKYDYSDGPHIEGNITLEIVWTAIPILLVVWIAAYSYQVYDQMAIRGPMEMMHIHLPKLGMEVAHAAPWSKKVQPVESEEVSSLPTDIEVTAKQWAWIFTYPEKNFTSSELHLPTNQRVKLTLKSEDVLHGFYIPEFRVKQDIIPKQDIDFEFTPIRPGSYTLTDSQFSGTYFAANTAKVVVESPEDYKRWLSKAASHKPTPAPNQAAEEYAAASHRPIKTGWATVVPAAPPLVNYPG; the protein is encoded by the coding sequence ATGACATTGCGTCGTATTTTCTTATTCACGGTGAGCGCGATCGCTCTCACTGCTGCGAGTTTATGGATCGGTGAGCAAGCTTATTCCTGGTTTCCTCCCCAAGCTGCTGCCGAATCCCATTTAATTGATGAATTATTTAGTTTTTTGACAACTCTGGGAGCCTTTATCTTCCTAGGAGTCACTGGCACACTGTTATATGCTGTCTTTTTTCACCGTGCTGCCAAATATGACTATAGTGATGGTCCTCACATCGAAGGTAATATTACCTTAGAAATTGTCTGGACAGCTATTCCTATTCTTTTGGTTGTCTGGATTGCCGCCTATAGCTATCAAGTCTACGACCAAATGGCAATTCGCGGTCCCATGGAAATGATGCATATCCATCTGCCTAAATTAGGGATGGAAGTTGCCCATGCTGCTCCCTGGAGTAAAAAAGTCCAACCCGTGGAAAGTGAAGAAGTCTCATCTCTACCCACAGATATCGAAGTTACAGCCAAACAATGGGCTTGGATATTTACTTACCCAGAGAAAAACTTTACTAGTAGTGAACTGCATTTACCCACCAACCAACGGGTAAAACTCACCTTAAAATCAGAAGACGTACTCCACGGATTCTACATCCCGGAATTCCGCGTCAAACAAGATATCATCCCTAAACAAGATATCGATTTTGAATTTACCCCAATTCGTCCTGGTAGCTATACTTTGACAGATTCTCAATTTAGTGGTACTTACTTTGCCGCTAATACTGCCAAGGTAGTTGTAGAATCCCCAGAGGATTATAAACGTTGGTTGAGTAAAGCTGCATCCCATAAACCCACCCCAGCCCCAAACCAAGCGGCAGAAGAATATGCAGCCGCTTCCCATCGCCCCATCAAAACAGGCTGGGCAACCGTAGTTCCCGCAGCTCCTCCCCTAGTTAATTACCCCGGTTGA
- a CDS encoding DUF2231 domain-containing protein: MNTELIEQLRSQLGANGLPYMIPIHPNLVHLTLGLFIAAIAFDIVGVLFPYQKPVFKFLSLSVTRSNFFDVGWYNIVAAAVISFFTVAAGFYEIMLAEAPSDVTSAWGLKAMETMLWHGVGGVFLLALIVGMTLWRGFQRFAWRKDTSQQVQGSYIFAGFLILFVMFIHGTLGAHLAGEFGIHNTADALLRMGENPNLLLK; this comes from the coding sequence ATGAATACAGAATTAATCGAGCAGTTGCGGAGTCAGTTAGGGGCAAATGGGTTACCCTACATGATTCCCATCCATCCGAATTTAGTCCATTTAACCTTAGGTTTGTTTATCGCGGCGATCGCCTTTGATATCGTGGGTGTGCTATTCCCCTATCAAAAGCCTGTTTTTAAATTTTTATCTCTCTCGGTGACTCGCTCCAACTTTTTTGATGTTGGTTGGTATAACATCGTCGCTGCGGCAGTTATCAGCTTTTTTACCGTGGCAGCTGGTTTCTATGAAATCATGCTGGCAGAAGCACCTAGTGATGTCACCAGTGCTTGGGGATTAAAAGCTATGGAAACGATGTTATGGCATGGTGTGGGTGGGGTATTTCTCCTCGCACTGATTGTGGGAATGACGCTATGGCGGGGTTTTCAACGGTTTGCATGGCGTAAAGATACCAGTCAGCAAGTACAAGGTAGTTATATTTTCGCTGGATTTCTCATCCTGTTTGTCATGTTCATTCACGGAACCTTGGGAGCGCACCTAGCGGGTGAATTTGGCATACATAATACCGCCGATGCTTTGTTGCGTATGGGTGAAAACCCCAATCTGTTGCTGAAGTAA
- a CDS encoding heme-copper oxidase subunit III — MDSSINSHQLPNHTAEHTHDEEANSMFGFVVFLLSESIIFLSFFAGYIVYKTMTPLTEWLPTGVAGLEVKEPAINTVVLVSSSFVIYFAERCLHKNNLMGFRAFLLTTMAMGSYFLYGQAVEWSNLAFGFTSGVYGGMFYLLTGFHGLHVFTGILLQLIMLLRSFIPGNYDTGHFGINATSLFWHFVDVIWIVLFVLIYVWQ, encoded by the coding sequence ATGGACAGTTCAATTAATTCCCATCAGTTGCCCAATCATACCGCAGAACATACCCACGATGAAGAAGCTAACAGTATGTTTGGCTTCGTGGTATTTCTATTATCAGAAAGCATCATTTTTCTGAGTTTCTTTGCTGGTTACATCGTCTATAAAACCATGACACCCTTGACAGAATGGTTGCCAACTGGGGTGGCAGGTTTAGAAGTCAAAGAACCGGCAATTAATACAGTTGTTTTAGTTTCTAGTAGCTTTGTCATTTATTTTGCGGAACGTTGTTTGCACAAAAACAACTTAATGGGTTTTCGCGCATTTTTGCTGACAACTATGGCAATGGGTAGTTATTTCCTTTATGGACAAGCAGTGGAGTGGAGTAACTTAGCTTTTGGCTTTACTTCCGGTGTTTATGGAGGAATGTTTTACCTTTTAACTGGTTTCCATGGTTTACACGTCTTTACGGGTATTTTGTTGCAGTTAATTATGTTGCTGCGTTCTTTTATTCCCGGTAACTACGATACTGGACATTTTGGTATTAATGCAACTTCTTTGTTTTGGCACTTTGTTGATGTAATTTGGATTGTTTTGTTTGTCTTGATTTATGTCTGGCAGTAG
- a CDS encoding XisI protein: MDKLTNYRQYIQQILIEESQGDTLGGDIIESETVFDLANDRYLLIDLGWKGHRRIYNCVLHLEIREDKIWIQRNQTDTPIADKLIAKGVTKDDIILGLKSPAIREYTEFGVV; the protein is encoded by the coding sequence ATGGATAAATTGACTAATTATCGCCAATATATTCAGCAAATCTTAATTGAAGAATCTCAAGGTGATACATTAGGAGGAGATATTATTGAATCAGAAACTGTCTTTGATTTAGCTAATGACCGATATCTATTAATTGACTTGGGATGGAAAGGACATCGACGGATTTATAACTGTGTACTTCATTTGGAAATCAGAGAAGATAAAATTTGGATTCAACGCAATCAAACAGATACACCAATTGCAGATAAATTAATAGCAAAAGGTGTTACAAAAGACGATATTATTTTGGGGCTTAAATCTCCTGCTATTAGAGAATACACTGAATTTGGGGTTGTTTAA
- a CDS encoding transposase family protein, translating to MDLHLTQLLNLPAVNVESYQYKEDSIYFRLSIVTKGIYCPCCLTYTEELHQVRFITVRDLSAWGKKVYLQLPRRQFYCRVSQRYTTERLGFVDLRRRYTKRYEERIFQQVQRLGIEQVSLEEEIPWEQVKNIFNYVEKRQGNKCLSFH from the coding sequence ATGGATTTACATCTGACACAATTGCTTAATTTACCTGCTGTGAATGTTGAATCCTATCAATACAAGGAGGATTCCATATATTTTCGGTTGAGCATTGTCACTAAAGGAATATATTGTCCTTGCTGTTTGACTTATACCGAGGAATTGCATCAAGTGAGATTTATAACTGTTCGAGATTTATCTGCTTGGGGGAAAAAAGTTTACTTGCAGCTACCGCGCAGACAATTTTACTGCCGCGTCTCTCAGCGTTATACTACTGAGCGCTTAGGTTTTGTGGATTTACGTCGCAGATATACTAAAAGATACGAAGAGAGAATTTTTCAGCAAGTTCAACGTTTGGGAATTGAGCAAGTTAGCCTAGAGGAAGAAATTCCTTGGGAACAGGTAAAAAATATTTTTAACTATGTCGAAAAAAGACAAGGCAATAAATGTCTATCATTTCACTGA
- the ctaD gene encoding cytochrome c oxidase subunit I encodes MTIQVSSTDAADLHHHAHPPTTWKTYFTFSHDHKVIGIQYLVTSFVFFLVGGILAMIIRAELITPPADLGDRTFYNGMFTMHGTIMLFLWTFPSLVGIANYLVPLMIGARDMAFPRLNAAAFWMVPVVGILLMASFFLPEGPSQAGWWAYPPVSVQNPTGSLINGQLLWLLAVAISGVSSIMGAVNFVTTIFKMRAPGMTLFRMPIFVWAVLSAQIIQLFGLPALTAGAVMLLFDLTVGTSFFDPAKGGNPVMFQHFFWFYSHPAVYVIILPIFGVFSEIFPVYSRKPLFGYKVVAISSLVIAGVSGLVWVHHMYASGTPGWMRMLFMVSTMCVSVPTGIKVFAWVATVWGGKIRLNTPMLFALGGLIMFVFAGITGIMLSSVPVDIHVNNTYFVVGHFHYVLYGTVTMGMFAALYHWFPKMTGKMYNEGLGKLHFWLTFIGTNLNFFPMHPLGLHGMLRRAASYADDLVFWNVIASLGGFLLGMATLPFIFNMISSWMYGTKAPDNPWRAIGLEWMVSSPPPVENFDRIPVIISEPYGYGKSTPLTADTPPVNPVSHS; translated from the coding sequence ATGACGATACAAGTTTCTAGTACAGATGCTGCGGATTTGCATCATCACGCCCATCCGCCCACAACTTGGAAGACCTATTTTACCTTTAGTCACGACCACAAAGTTATCGGGATTCAATATCTCGTTACCTCCTTTGTTTTCTTCCTAGTTGGTGGGATTCTGGCGATGATTATCCGCGCCGAATTAATTACACCTCCCGCAGATTTAGGCGATCGCACTTTCTATAACGGAATGTTCACCATGCATGGCACAATCATGCTGTTTCTCTGGACATTTCCCTCTCTAGTTGGTATCGCTAACTACCTTGTACCCCTAATGATTGGGGCAAGGGATATGGCATTTCCGCGCCTCAATGCCGCCGCCTTTTGGATGGTTCCCGTTGTCGGTATCCTTCTGATGGCAAGCTTTTTCCTCCCAGAGGGTCCCTCCCAAGCTGGTTGGTGGGCATATCCTCCCGTGAGTGTGCAAAACCCTACAGGTAGCCTAATTAACGGTCAGTTACTCTGGCTGCTAGCTGTGGCAATCTCCGGGGTATCTTCCATCATGGGGGCGGTAAATTTTGTTACTACCATCTTTAAGATGCGCGCCCCCGGTATGACTTTATTCCGGATGCCCATCTTTGTTTGGGCAGTATTGAGCGCTCAAATCATCCAGCTATTTGGACTCCCTGCTCTCACAGCCGGGGCAGTTATGTTACTGTTTGACTTAACCGTCGGCACGAGCTTTTTCGATCCTGCCAAAGGTGGTAATCCGGTAATGTTCCAGCATTTCTTCTGGTTCTATTCTCACCCTGCGGTTTATGTGATTATCCTGCCGATTTTCGGCGTATTTTCCGAGATTTTCCCCGTTTATTCCCGCAAACCTCTATTTGGTTATAAAGTCGTTGCCATTTCTTCTTTGGTAATTGCTGGGGTAAGTGGTTTGGTATGGGTACACCATATGTATGCTTCTGGTACTCCTGGCTGGATGCGGATGCTGTTTATGGTGTCTACGATGTGTGTTTCCGTACCTACAGGTATCAAAGTATTCGCCTGGGTTGCTACCGTATGGGGTGGTAAGATTCGCCTCAATACCCCGATGCTATTTGCCTTAGGCGGTTTAATTATGTTTGTCTTCGCTGGTATTACTGGGATTATGCTATCCTCCGTACCAGTCGATATCCATGTCAACAATACCTATTTTGTTGTCGGACATTTCCACTATGTGCTGTATGGAACTGTCACCATGGGAATGTTTGCCGCTTTGTACCATTGGTTCCCCAAGATGACGGGGAAAATGTACAACGAAGGTTTAGGTAAGCTGCATTTCTGGCTAACCTTCATCGGTACAAACTTAAACTTTTTCCCCATGCATCCCCTAGGATTACATGGAATGTTGCGTCGTGCTGCTTCCTATGCTGATGATTTGGTTTTCTGGAACGTAATTGCCAGTTTGGGAGGATTTCTCCTGGGAATGGCTACCCTACCCTTCATCTTTAATATGATTAGCTCCTGGATGTATGGTACAAAAGCACCAGATAATCCTTGGCGGGCGATCGGTTTAGAGTGGATGGTATCTTCACCCCCACCGGTGGAAAACTTCGATCGCATTCCCGTAATTATCTCCGAACCCTATGGATACGGAAAATCTACACCTCTGACAGCTGACACCCCACCTGTAAACCCTGTGTCACATTCCTAA
- a CDS encoding FTR1 family protein, with protein MDWSVALPTFFVTLREGVEATLVVGIVLALLNKAGQSRLNSWVYAGVGGGLAASILVGGLLNWVTGIAAKSEYASVTKEILEGLFGVLAIAMLSWMLIWMTKQARVMKSQIEQTVNSSLTDTSHTGWGIFSLILVAVAREGFETVFFIAANFQAGMLPAVGAIAGLIGAVIIGILLFKLGVKIDIRKFFQIMGTILVFIVSGLVVSALYHFDQAVANLALANSKFASFCNPDLQSSCILSFQVWDTSNILPDKEFPGILFKSFLGYREHLYFVQAIAYLVFLFTVSTMYLRSFTDNRDNKVVTE; from the coding sequence ATGGATTGGAGTGTCGCATTACCGACTTTTTTTGTCACTCTCCGTGAGGGTGTAGAAGCTACATTAGTAGTTGGCATTGTTTTAGCTTTATTAAACAAAGCTGGTCAGTCTCGTCTTAATTCCTGGGTGTATGCTGGGGTAGGTGGGGGTTTGGCTGCCAGTATTTTGGTTGGTGGATTGTTAAATTGGGTGACTGGAATTGCTGCTAAATCTGAATATGCATCCGTTACTAAGGAAATTCTAGAAGGATTGTTTGGCGTGTTGGCGATCGCCATGCTGAGTTGGATGCTGATTTGGATGACAAAACAAGCCAGGGTTATGAAATCACAAATTGAGCAAACTGTCAATAGCAGTCTTACAGATACCTCCCACACAGGTTGGGGTATATTTAGCTTAATTTTAGTTGCTGTTGCCCGCGAAGGGTTTGAAACAGTATTTTTTATTGCCGCAAATTTTCAAGCTGGAATGTTGCCAGCAGTTGGGGCGATCGCTGGTTTAATCGGAGCAGTCATCATCGGAATTTTACTATTTAAATTAGGTGTCAAAATCGATATTCGCAAGTTTTTCCAAATCATGGGGACAATTCTAGTTTTTATTGTCTCTGGTTTAGTCGTTTCCGCACTCTATCATTTCGATCAAGCAGTCGCTAACCTAGCTTTAGCAAATAGCAAATTTGCCTCTTTCTGTAACCCTGATTTGCAATCTTCCTGTATTCTCAGTTTTCAAGTTTGGGATACATCAAATATTCTTCCAGATAAGGAATTTCCAGGGATTTTATTCAAATCTTTCCTCGGTTATCGAGAACATCTATATTTTGTCCAAGCTATAGCATATTTAGTATTCTTATTCACTGTGAGTACTATGTATCTTCGCAGCTTTACAGATAATCGAGACAATAAAGTTGTCACAGAATAG
- a CDS encoding XisH family protein, whose product MSARDKFHYAVKQGLEKEGWVITHDPLRIEFGEEDKISIDLGAEQLLGAEKSEQKIAVEIKSFLSDSAIFDFHLALGQFLNYHLILEEIEPERLLYLAVPIEAYESFFYRDLPQAAIKKYQIKLIIYDSVNEVITKWIN is encoded by the coding sequence ATGTCTGCTAGAGATAAATTTCATTATGCTGTCAAGCAAGGTTTAGAAAAAGAGGGATGGGTAATCACTCACGACCCATTACGTATTGAATTCGGTGAAGAGGATAAAATTTCCATTGATTTAGGAGCGGAGCAACTTTTAGGGGCAGAAAAATCTGAACAAAAAATAGCTGTAGAAATCAAAAGTTTTTTAAGTGATTCAGCTATCTTTGACTTTCATCTGGCTTTGGGGCAATTTTTAAATTATCATCTAATTTTAGAAGAAATTGAGCCAGAACGTCTGCTATATTTAGCTGTTCCTATTGAAGCCTATGAATCATTTTTTTATCGAGATTTACCACAAGCTGCCATAAAAAAATATCAAATAAAATTAATAATATATGACTCAGTGAATGAGGTGATTACTAAATGGATAAATTGA
- the hpsU gene encoding hormogonium polysaccharide biosynthesis acetyltransferase HpsU produces MTTNSPAFVDLRKYDQSWYDRGRPGWYVFLWWLVQAIAFPLTLHSFNGIRCNLLRLFGARIGKDVIIRPTARFTYPWKITIGDYSWIGDDVVLYSLDQITIGEHCVISQKSYICTGSHDIYDPSFQLKTAQVTIQNGVWVATDCFVAPGVTIGANAVIGARSSVFSDIPDSQVSWGTPCRPHYARVMTGDKLETATVSSPSR; encoded by the coding sequence ATGACAACCAATTCACCAGCTTTTGTTGATTTACGCAAGTATGACCAATCATGGTACGATCGCGGTCGCCCCGGTTGGTATGTTTTCCTATGGTGGCTGGTTCAGGCGATCGCCTTCCCCCTAACTCTCCATTCCTTCAATGGTATACGTTGTAACCTATTACGCCTTTTTGGTGCCCGCATCGGAAAAGACGTAATCATTCGCCCCACAGCCCGTTTTACATATCCTTGGAAAATCACCATTGGGGACTACAGTTGGATTGGGGATGATGTCGTTTTATACAGCCTTGACCAAATCACCATCGGTGAACACTGCGTTATTTCTCAAAAAAGCTATATCTGTACTGGTAGTCATGATATCTATGACCCAAGTTTTCAGCTAAAAACAGCACAGGTAACTATTCAAAATGGTGTCTGGGTGGCGACAGACTGTTTTGTTGCCCCTGGAGTCACCATTGGAGCTAATGCAGTAATTGGCGCTCGCAGTAGTGTTTTCAGTGATATTCCTGATAGTCAAGTATCCTGGGGTACTCCCTGCCGTCCCCACTATGCCAGAGTTATGACAGGGGATAAATTGGAAACTGCAACTGTTTCCAGCCCATCGCGTTAA